The proteins below are encoded in one region of Apium graveolens cultivar Ventura chromosome 4, ASM990537v1, whole genome shotgun sequence:
- the LOC141718727 gene encoding proline dehydrogenase 2, mitochondrial-like yields the protein MFMAIRGASSISTTSKLLLQNYRLLKPLTTLSSTTTPPSTIISPDTFSETPTPTTATFGGFGSASCSGFGSRSGSLLSFEDSKDLFASISTAKLLKSTLTLKMAAVETVVDLGTWVINSKLMNVGVFKDVVMGFTKCTFYDHFVAGRNVNEAGETVKMLWDDGFRGMLDYGLEHVDDNQSCDRNSEAFINTVDSTKSLPATSVSSVVVKITAICPVSILRRISDLLRWEYKTKSNDLPWKQNTLPIFSESSPLYHTLTKPEPLTPQEEQDFRLAQQRLTNIIEKCLASNVPLVIDAEDTQIQPAIDYFTHSAAILYNKGDKPLIFGTIQAYLKDAKERLVLLKAAADEMGLPLGVKLVRGAYMSSEAQVAAALGHESPIHNGIKQTHACYNDCASFMLHEIANGPGALVLATHNFESGRLAALKAQELGIANGNQKVQFAQLYGMAEALSYGLRNAGFEVSKYLPFGPVDQIMPYLLRRAEENKGMLSSSAIDRQLMRMELKRRLAAAVL from the exons ATGTTTATGGCCATCCGTGGTGCATCTTCCATTTCAACAACCTCAAAGCTTCTTCTTCAAAACTACAGGTTACTTAAGCCTCTCACCACTCTTTCCTCCACCACCACCCCTCCCTCCACCATCATCTCCCCTGATACTTTCTCCGAAACACCAACACCAACCACTGCCACCTTTGGTGGCTTCGGTTCGGCTTCATGTTCTGGTTTCGGTTCTCGTTCTGGTTCACTTCTTTCTTTTGAAGATAGTAAGGACCTTTTCGCGTCAATTTCAACGGCAAAATTGTTAAAATCAACCTTAACGCTTAAAATGGCTGCGGTGGAGACCGTGGTTGATCTAGGCACGTGGGTTATAAATTCTAAGTTAATGAACGTGGGGGTGTTTAAGGATGTTGTAATGGGGTTTACTAAGTGTACATTTTATGATCATTTTGTTGCGGGGCGTAACGTTAATGAGGCTGGCGAGACTGTTAAGATGTTGTGGGATGATGGATTTAGAGGCATGTTGGATTATGGTTTGGAACATGTGGATGATAATCAGTCCTGTGATCGAAACTCCGAGGCCTTCATCAACACAGTTGATTCCACCAAGTCACTTCCTGCTACTTCT gtTAGTTCTGTTGTGGTGAAGATCACAGCAATTTGTCCAGTGAGTATACTAAGAAGAATTAGTGATTTGCTCAGATGGGAATACAAGACAAAATCAAATGATCTTCCTTGGAAACAAAACACTCTTCCAATTTTCTCTGAATCAAGCCCTTTGTACCACACTCTTACAAAACCAGAGCCTTTGACTCCACAAGAAGAACAAGACTTTCGACTAGCCCAGCAAAGGCTAACAAACATAATCGAAAAATGTCTTGCATCAAATGTTCCGTTAGTAATTGATGCGGAGGACACACAAATTCAACCTGCCATTGATTACTTCACACACTCTGCGGCAATCTTGTACAATAAAGGTGACAAGCCACTTATTTTCGGAACAATTCAAGCTTATTTAAAAGATGCCAAAGAGAGATTAGTATTGTTGAAGGCTGCTGCAGACGAAATGGGCTTGCCTTTAGGTGTGAAGTTAGTTAGAGGAGCGTATATGTCTAGTGAAGCACAGGTAGCTGCTGCTTTAGGACATGAATCTCCTATTCATAATGGAATCAAGCAGACTCATGCTTGCTATAATGACTGTGCTTCTTTTATGCTCCACGAAATTGCAAATGGCCCGGGGGCTCTTGTTCTGGCAACTCACAATTTCGAATCAG GGAGATTAGCTGCACTGAAAGCGCAAGAGTTAGGGATTGCAAACGGAAACCAAAAGGTCCAATTTGCGCAGCTATATGGAATGGCAGAAGCTCTGAGTTATGGTTTAAGAAATGCAGGCTTTGAGGTGAGCAAGTATTTGCCTTTCGGACCCGTGGACCAGATTATGCCTTACCTCCTAAGAAGAGCTGAAGAGAACAAAGGAATGTTATCTTCATCGGCCATTGACAGACAACTGATGAG AATGGAGCTTAAAAGAAGACTCGCAGCTGCAGTTCTCTAA